The Campylobacter sp. CNRCH_2014_0184h region AATGCAAAATGCACGATAAATTTGCTCTAAAAGCATAGTTTTAGCAAATTTATGTACCAAGGTCATTTTGCTAAGAGCTATACTTGTATGCATTTGTGCAATAAATTCTTGCTCAAATCCATAAGCACCGCCTATAAAAAATGTAATTTCATTTTTATCTTGCAATAATTTTGCAAATTCTACACTTGTAAATTCTTTACCCTTTTCGTCTAATGCTATGCAAAAACCTTTTTTGTAAGGACTTAGTGCATTTGTATAAGATTTTTTTGCTTCTATGGCGTTAGTATTTTGTGCTTGATTAATTTTGTTATTAAAAACACATATATCATTAAAACTACAAAATTTCTTAATAAGCTTAGTATAATGCTCATCTATCTTGTTAAATTCATCATTATTATTTTTTTGAATGCTTAAAAGATTAATTTGCATTTTTAGTTTTTAGAAAAAAATCTTAAAAAGTCTGCTATAAATTTTTTATGTTCATTTCTTTCTACAATCGCATCAATCAACCCATGTTCAAGTAAAAATTCAGCCTTTTGAAAGCCTTCTGGTAAATCAGCTCCTATGGTTTGTTTAATAACCCTAGCTCCTGCAAAGCCTACTAAAGCACCGGGTTCAGCTATGATGATATCTCCAAGCCAAGCAAAAGATGCGCTTACACCGCCCATAGTTGGATCAGTTAAGACTGAAATATAAGGAAGTTTTTCTTCTGCTAATAGTTTTAACGCTGCACTTGTTTTGCTCATTTGCATTAAAGAATAAGTGCTTTCTTGCATTCTAGCTCCACCGCTTGCACTCACTATAACAACAGGAGTTTTTTTCTCAATAGCTCTTTCAATAGCTCTAAGAATTTTTTCACCTTCTACTGAGCCTAAACTTCCACCCATGAAAGAAAAATCAAAAACAACTAATTGAGTTTTTATCCCATCTATGGTGCATTCCCCGCTTATTATGGCGCTTTTTCTACCTGTTTTTTCTTCATTTTCTGCTAATCTTTTTTTATACGATTTGCTATCTACAAATTTAAGTGGATCGATTGCATGTAAGTCTTTA contains the following coding sequences:
- a CDS encoding 23S rRNA (pseudouridine(1915)-N(3))-methyltransferase RlmH is translated as MQINLLSIQKNNNDEFNKIDEHYTKLIKKFCSFNDICVFNNKINQAQNTNAIEAKKSYTNALSPYKKGFCIALDEKGKEFTSVEFAKLLQDKNEITFFIGGAYGFEQEFIAQMHTSIALSKMTLVHKFAKTMLLEQIYRAFCINTNHPYHK
- the accD gene encoding acetyl-CoA carboxylase, carboxyltransferase subunit beta — encoded protein: MNFLDIFSSIRRKQATPSEAPNHWVKCNSCHALMYYKEIETCYNVCPKCNFHMRLNPLKRIELLSDEGSFVEMDKDLHAIDPLKFVDSKSYKKRLAENEEKTGRKSAIISGECTIDGIKTQLVVFDFSFMGGSLGSVEGEKILRAIERAIEKKTPVVIVSASGGARMQESTYSLMQMSKTSAALKLLAEEKLPYISVLTDPTMGGVSASFAWLGDIIIAEPGALVGFAGARVIKQTIGADLPEGFQKAEFLLEHGLIDAIVERNEHKKFIADFLRFFSKN